From the Priestia koreensis genome, one window contains:
- a CDS encoding T7SS effector LXG polymorphic toxin → MGKVYDAEGISTFAKEREKSYKALKKQLDALKKTLQAVVDLDDSLKGKGADKIKGFYRYQVDTADNWINLVGMLQSYFSTLYVKAEEAKLSGETFVTVPFLEQDVQNGISQAKKLVDQQQTDLQKIFNTIDDILPLSVFSKETYDEYMDKAEKKRNSTVNAVEKLDADWLESYSAIDSNQTIVTTSTQLLHDATTKGGQAYPVLFDEKAYHESPLYQVRKEANEYATNYIDYNKEMAEVHKLKEEEKRREIEEANKEWYEKAWDAASTFTGEVTGYYDSKRAVEGIDPVTGRKLSASERVAAGAMAAAGFIPVVGWAGRAIKGGKGIYAVAKGVNAADHALDAYKTTKSLEVLSKAEKGLYGLVAANGLYEFGTGKDMFGNEISDEQRQNSLLQSLGIVGAGVVSTKLAAKTAKAGANAVVTSTKKLTAMRNVLSTQATERLIPAVQKGQRVYRAVANEVKNTMKKVGEIKIAPKSIKVFQTDGAPIPIWMVDDWYKVKDLGRMFSVGGREAGSNVSDNTSKKIEELEQEITRLKMDGNDKEVKRLTRQKKKLANKLDEKDIISDHYNLESAKEYERKIDNSKYFSHDKGDFGEEVTKIVAKDSQLGEDVSHLFQVGRNGIDAAFLTEGPPPKLTIIESKASDSASFSYSDKQKQGGNTYFQNMINNGDARYAHLRENLEELQEENIGLEFNFIRVETDIKITDIGFGVDDLKVKDWNKDIE, encoded by the coding sequence ATGGGAAAAGTATATGATGCAGAAGGGATTTCGACATTCGCAAAAGAACGTGAAAAATCTTACAAAGCACTAAAAAAACAGCTCGATGCCTTGAAAAAAACTCTTCAAGCTGTTGTCGACTTAGATGATAGTCTGAAGGGAAAAGGGGCAGATAAAATTAAGGGATTTTATCGTTATCAGGTGGATACAGCTGATAACTGGATTAATCTAGTTGGGATGCTTCAAAGTTATTTTTCAACTCTCTATGTAAAAGCAGAGGAAGCTAAGCTTTCAGGAGAAACGTTTGTTACGGTTCCTTTCCTTGAGCAAGACGTTCAAAACGGGATTAGCCAAGCGAAAAAACTTGTCGACCAACAGCAAACAGATCTTCAAAAGATCTTTAATACCATTGATGATATTCTTCCTCTTTCTGTTTTTTCTAAGGAAACGTATGACGAATACATGGACAAAGCAGAAAAAAAGCGGAATAGTACGGTGAATGCGGTTGAAAAATTAGATGCGGACTGGTTAGAAAGTTATAGTGCAATAGACTCAAATCAAACAATAGTGACAACATCAACACAGTTGTTGCACGACGCCACCACTAAAGGCGGTCAAGCTTATCCTGTCTTATTTGATGAGAAGGCCTACCATGAAAGTCCGTTGTATCAAGTTCGGAAGGAAGCAAACGAATACGCAACGAATTATATCGATTACAACAAAGAAATGGCAGAAGTTCATAAACTTAAAGAAGAAGAAAAGCGACGAGAAATTGAAGAAGCGAACAAGGAATGGTACGAAAAAGCATGGGATGCGGCTTCTACCTTTACAGGAGAGGTCACGGGATATTATGATTCTAAGAGAGCGGTAGAAGGAATTGATCCCGTCACTGGACGAAAACTATCAGCCTCTGAGCGCGTCGCCGCTGGTGCAATGGCGGCCGCTGGCTTTATTCCTGTCGTTGGATGGGCAGGTCGTGCCATTAAAGGTGGAAAAGGAATTTATGCCGTTGCCAAAGGAGTCAACGCAGCAGATCATGCGTTAGACGCCTACAAAACGACTAAATCCCTCGAAGTTCTTTCAAAAGCAGAAAAAGGACTCTACGGGCTTGTTGCTGCAAACGGCCTGTACGAATTTGGTACAGGGAAAGACATGTTTGGAAATGAAATCTCCGACGAGCAGCGCCAAAACAGCCTGCTTCAGTCCCTCGGGATTGTGGGAGCTGGCGTCGTATCAACCAAGCTGGCAGCCAAAACAGCAAAAGCAGGAGCCAACGCTGTAGTCACTAGCACCAAAAAACTTACGGCTATGCGGAATGTTTTAAGCACACAAGCTACTGAACGCCTCATTCCAGCCGTCCAAAAAGGACAGCGAGTTTACCGCGCTGTTGCCAATGAAGTCAAAAACACCATGAAAAAAGTCGGCGAAATCAAAATCGCCCCAAAATCAATCAAAGTTTTCCAAACAGATGGCGCTCCTATTCCTATATGGATGGTAGACGACTGGTACAAGGTGAAAGACCTCGGCCGGATGTTTTCGGTTGGTGGTAGGGAAGCTGGTAGTAACGTTTCAGACAATACTTCAAAAAAAATTGAAGAGTTAGAGCAAGAAATAACTAGATTAAAAATGGACGGAAATGATAAAGAAGTCAAAAGATTAACGAGACAGAAAAAAAAATTGGCCAACAAGTTGGATGAGAAAGATATTATCAGTGACCATTATAACTTGGAGTCTGCAAAGGAGTATGAAAGAAAAATCGATAATTCGAAATATTTTTCTCATGATAAAGGTGATTTTGGGGAAGAAGTGACAAAGATTGTAGCCAAAGACAGCCAGTTAGGTGAAGATGTTTCCCACCTGTTTCAAGTGGGGAGGAATGGTATAGACGCAGCGTTTTTGACGGAAGGACCGCCGCCAAAGTTAACAATTATTGAATCTAAGGCCTCAGATTCGGCTAGTTTTAGTTACTCAGACAAACAGAAACAGGGTGGAAATACGTATTTTCAAAATATGATTAATAATGGCGATGCGAGATATGCCCATTTGAGGGAAAATTTAGAAGAACTACAAGAGGAAAATATCGGTCTAGAATTCAATTTTATTAGAGTGGAAACAGATATTAAAATCACTGATATTGGATTCGGTGTAGATGATTTAAAAGTAAAAGATTGGAACAAAGACATAGAGTAA
- a CDS encoding DUF5344 family protein, whose product MTMIKLRYEDVMQTLKDVEQTIKHLSLPDNLDMGDNVLDTTKEWKTSEADLGELLKTYITALEKSVDDTKANVDLLKEQDEAMVRS is encoded by the coding sequence ATGACGATGATTAAGCTGCGTTACGAAGATGTTATGCAAACGCTGAAGGATGTCGAACAGACCATTAAGCATTTGTCACTCCCAGACAATTTAGATATGGGAGACAACGTATTAGATACAACAAAAGAATGGAAAACAAGTGAAGCAGATCTAGGAGAGCTACTTAAAACCTATATTACCGCCTTAGAGAAAAGTGTAGATGATACGAAAGCCAATGTTGATCTACTAAAAGAACAAGATGAAGCCATGGTGCGCTCCTAA
- a CDS encoding helix-turn-helix domain-containing protein, whose product MSSTIRLRLNEILIEKQMSRRHLAKQTSLRPNTVNDLCTQPIQRLHISTLSALCDTLHVSIQDLLVLEIND is encoded by the coding sequence ATGTCTTCTACTATTCGTTTACGTCTCAATGAAATTTTAATTGAAAAACAAATGAGCCGTCGGCACTTGGCCAAGCAAACCTCATTACGTCCAAATACCGTCAATGATTTATGTACACAACCCATACAACGTCTGCATATAAGTACCCTTTCAGCTTTGTGCGACACATTACATGTCTCGATCCAAGACCTACTTGTATTGGAGATAAACGATTAA
- a CDS encoding immunity protein YezG family protein has product MEEFEDQFSESQTDMILICMEYVEDRADRVYVYASCEQGIISSRFFYLINDTHVKCHKVNDALRVGDEQYDVSGNRQSMVLRILCEDIEKIKALCTEYRKEMPTEMKLIYDVKSGRFTAEYKYDLLYTNDDVKTATHMYNEWFEEVKKKKL; this is encoded by the coding sequence ATGGAAGAATTTGAAGATCAGTTTAGTGAGTCACAAACAGATATGATCTTGATCTGTATGGAATATGTTGAAGATCGAGCGGATAGAGTATATGTTTATGCTTCGTGTGAACAAGGTATTATTTCAAGCAGGTTCTTTTATTTGATTAATGACACACATGTAAAGTGTCACAAAGTAAATGATGCTTTAAGAGTTGGAGATGAGCAGTACGATGTGTCGGGAAATCGGCAATCAATGGTGTTGCGCATATTATGTGAGGATATTGAAAAAATAAAAGCATTATGTACTGAATACCGGAAAGAAATGCCAACCGAAATGAAATTAATCTATGATGTGAAGAGTGGAAGATTTACTGCTGAATACAAGTATGACTTACTTTATACGAACGATGACGTTAAAACAGCTACTCATATGTACAATGAATGGTTTGAGGAAGTAAAAAAGAAAAAACTTTAA
- a CDS encoding SMI1/KNR4 family protein — MKHLVNQWENIVQLVQNIGGEGHLYMDSVATENEIVMTERKLDIKLPLSLKEALLRVSKAIDVCWEFPDELIVPKPYKDNSFGKLQWNLHELEVLCDERDQKRLLIHHVGNGDLITIDVADDQPDGEVYYWYEDESTEYLLAKNVAHFLNNLTTLCLIGLEVEQVEWFLSSEGLCADNPLALKWIKWFWSLGKKPVIDYSTTGDILRLITHLGEIRPKQMMQLTQMDRSEVKQELLTSSLLENEWYRALLLGELFGSEIREWVLSLWEGADENLLKERSYLTAKCLPIHIGLPLVIKFVEEQHMTGYEAFHHLSYFRANDVIQWMTNYATLPFEGWDKLFAASDPTWEDLTQWLTSDEKRHMFIAINAIGALLSFREPTYFADRLAYGEKPFTIRNLPNSLQVAKFFEEFKQTGRGRNRYHYIDAFLHLLTSMR; from the coding sequence ATGAAGCATTTGGTGAATCAGTGGGAAAATATCGTGCAGCTGGTACAAAACATAGGGGGAGAAGGGCATCTATACATGGATTCGGTCGCAACAGAGAATGAAATCGTAATGACTGAACGAAAGCTTGACATAAAGCTCCCTCTTAGTTTAAAAGAAGCTCTTCTCAGAGTCTCAAAAGCAATAGACGTCTGTTGGGAATTTCCAGATGAACTCATTGTTCCTAAACCATATAAGGACAACTCCTTTGGCAAATTGCAGTGGAATCTTCACGAGCTGGAAGTTCTTTGTGATGAACGGGACCAAAAACGCCTCTTAATTCACCATGTAGGGAATGGTGATTTGATTACCATTGACGTAGCAGATGATCAACCAGACGGTGAAGTCTATTATTGGTATGAAGATGAATCGACGGAATATTTACTCGCCAAAAACGTTGCTCATTTTTTGAATAACCTTACGACTCTTTGTCTAATTGGTTTAGAAGTGGAGCAAGTTGAATGGTTTTTATCTTCGGAAGGGTTATGTGCTGACAACCCCTTAGCTTTAAAATGGATAAAGTGGTTTTGGAGTCTGGGGAAGAAACCTGTTATTGATTATTCGACTACCGGAGATATCCTCCGCCTCATTACTCATTTAGGCGAAATTCGTCCAAAGCAAATGATGCAGTTAACACAAATGGACCGATCGGAAGTAAAGCAGGAACTTCTCACCTCATCGCTACTAGAAAACGAGTGGTACCGGGCTCTTTTACTAGGGGAACTATTTGGCTCTGAGATAAGGGAATGGGTTCTGTCACTTTGGGAGGGGGCAGATGAAAATCTGTTGAAAGAACGATCGTATTTAACAGCTAAGTGTTTACCAATACATATTGGCTTACCGCTTGTCATAAAGTTTGTAGAAGAGCAGCACATGACTGGTTATGAGGCCTTTCACCACCTTTCCTATTTTCGGGCTAATGACGTCATTCAGTGGATGACGAACTATGCAACGCTTCCTTTTGAAGGATGGGATAAACTGTTTGCAGCCTCTGACCCAACGTGGGAGGACCTTACACAATGGCTTACTTCAGATGAGAAACGACATATGTTTATTGCCATTAACGCGATTGGAGCTTTGCTGTCGTTTCGTGAACCGACCTATTTTGCGGATCGTTTAGCTTATGGTGAGAAACCATTTACAATCCGAAATCTACCTAATTCACTTCAAGTAGCGAAGTTCTTTGAAGAATTTAAGCAAACAGGGAGGGGGAGAAATCGCTATCATTATATTGATGCATTCCTTCACCTTCTGACTTCTATGCGCTAA
- a CDS encoding deaminase domain-containing protein has protein sequence MRNVLSTQATERLIPAVQKGQRVYRAVANEVKNTMKKIGEIKIAPKSIKVFQTDGAPISIWMVDDWYKVKDVGRMFSVGGRGTKGTGNLSYTQKVDKYQERTQAIRDNLPSKYKKYGNVAVADVNISGLKSEFKAHSRIHKEYEGGFSYVIGEGKFPAKSVNHKGETDAPNAFLRANDTERKILEDISRQLGDDKTVKGTIDLFTELPACGSCTDIILQFRKEYPNIKLNVYSGEFKD, from the coding sequence ATGCGGAATGTTTTAAGCACACAAGCTACTGAACGCCTCATTCCAGCCGTTCAAAAAGGACAGCGAGTTTACCGCGCTGTTGCCAATGAAGTCAAAAACACCATGAAAAAAATCGGCGAAATCAAAATCGCCCCAAAATCAATCAAAGTTTTCCAAACAGATGGCGCTCCTATTTCTATATGGATGGTAGATGACTGGTACAAGGTGAAAGACGTCGGGCGGATGTTTTCGGTTGGAGGTAGGGGTACTAAGGGTACGGGTAATCTTTCATATACACAAAAAGTAGATAAATATCAAGAAAGGACCCAGGCTATCCGTGATAATTTACCATCAAAATATAAGAAATATGGTAACGTTGCAGTAGCGGATGTTAATATTTCTGGACTTAAGTCAGAATTTAAAGCGCATAGTAGAATTCATAAAGAATATGAAGGTGGTTTTTCATATGTCATTGGTGAAGGTAAATTTCCAGCTAAGTCAGTTAACCATAAAGGAGAAACAGATGCACCAAATGCGTTCTTAAGAGCTAATGATACTGAACGTAAAATCCTTGAAGATATATCAAGGCAATTAGGCGATGATAAGACTGTTAAGGGAACAATTGATTTATTTACGGAGTTACCTGCTTGTGGAAGTTGTACAGATATAATTTTGCAGTTTAGAAAAGAATATCCGAATATCAAATTAAATGTATACTCGGGAGAATTTAAAGATTAG
- a CDS encoding antibiotic biosynthesis monooxygenase family protein, with amino-acid sequence MFVQLKRIVVEEGYGDQVVGNFQSKTIIQEQPGFLDMSVMKKKQRRGDEEVLVMIRWESEEAWKAWEKSDAHIAGHRANRGKEAPSYMIDRSQDVYTVADYRTKQ; translated from the coding sequence ATGTTTGTACAATTAAAACGTATAGTCGTAGAAGAGGGATACGGTGATCAAGTCGTGGGTAATTTCCAATCCAAAACGATTATTCAAGAACAGCCAGGATTTCTAGACATGAGCGTCATGAAGAAAAAACAGCGTCGCGGAGATGAGGAAGTGCTCGTCATGATTCGCTGGGAATCTGAAGAAGCATGGAAGGCCTGGGAAAAGAGCGATGCTCATATCGCTGGACACCGAGCGAACCGAGGAAAAGAAGCACCATCTTATATGATCGATCGCAGTCAAGACGTGTACACAGTAGCGGACTATCGAACGAAACAATAA
- a CDS encoding YdcF family protein, with the protein MKISELKEEALTVEQMTDLLFTNMEDDLKDGDCIFVPGSSKAVEIRLPKAIQLYQLGRAPHLIFSGGGIWGKSSKTEAALMKEEAVKVGIPAQAISTEEISQHTKENVLASLLVLERALGLENVNRILVVTTIFHMRRMLLTLQTYMPPWIHYSICIAPSHDVTKENWRNTPVIRSRVETEAKKIVRYVQQGILSDDDVIFKKTL; encoded by the coding sequence ATGAAAATTTCCGAGCTAAAAGAAGAGGCGCTAACAGTAGAGCAAATGACTGATCTTTTGTTTACAAACATGGAAGATGATCTGAAAGACGGAGACTGCATTTTTGTCCCTGGCAGCAGCAAAGCGGTTGAGATTCGTCTACCAAAGGCCATTCAATTATATCAATTAGGAAGAGCACCACACCTTATTTTTTCGGGTGGTGGCATATGGGGGAAATCATCTAAGACTGAAGCCGCGTTGATGAAAGAAGAGGCGGTGAAAGTTGGCATCCCGGCACAGGCCATTTCAACCGAAGAGATTTCGCAGCACACAAAGGAAAATGTTCTTGCATCGCTTCTTGTGTTAGAACGAGCGCTCGGACTAGAAAACGTGAACCGAATTCTTGTTGTCACTACTATTTTTCATATGCGACGCATGCTTCTCACGCTTCAAACCTATATGCCTCCCTGGATCCACTACTCTATTTGCATCGCACCGAGTCATGATGTAACCAAAGAAAATTGGCGAAACACGCCTGTTATTCGTAGTCGTGTTGAAACAGAGGCCAAAAAAATTGTTCGTTATGTTCAGCAAGGTATTTTGAGCGATGACGATGTGATATTTAAAAAAACTTTGTAA
- a CDS encoding DinB family protein, which yields MEFKIEKLRGFSAQIGHLVSQMNYARKTTLEAVHGLTTSELDYLMSEESNSIGSLLLHMAAVEKGFQIEIFDGRKPNEQEMKEWGAPYSLGDMGRTHIKGHSLEFYISKLEEVRSRTLKEFATLDDDWLYENRIWDNNPSNNYFIWFHVFEDEINHRGQIRVIRKILSQNLSLI from the coding sequence ATGGAATTTAAGATAGAAAAATTAAGGGGGTTTAGCGCCCAAATTGGTCACCTTGTCTCACAAATGAACTATGCTAGAAAAACAACTTTAGAAGCCGTACATGGTTTGACTACTTCCGAATTAGACTATTTAATGAGCGAGGAAAGTAATAGTATCGGGTCTCTTTTATTACATATGGCTGCTGTTGAAAAAGGATTTCAAATAGAGATTTTTGACGGTAGAAAACCCAATGAACAAGAAATGAAGGAATGGGGTGCACCATACAGTCTTGGTGATATGGGCAGAACACATATCAAAGGTCATTCCTTAGAGTTTTATATCTCCAAACTAGAAGAAGTGAGAAGTAGAACGTTAAAAGAATTTGCTACTCTAGATGATGATTGGTTGTATGAAAATAGAATATGGGATAACAATCCGTCTAATAACTATTTCATCTGGTTTCACGTATTCGAAGATGAAATTAACCATAGAGGTCAAATAAGAGTGATTAGAAAAATATTGTCTCAGAATTTGTCCTTAATTTAA
- a CDS encoding GNAT family N-acetyltransferase, with protein MMIPTVNLRELQLKDAEDRYTWCLDKEVTKHLNMPEKYPPFTKEETASWIQMCIDKTNGYEQKAIVTEEGVHIGWVDLKNMDTLNHHAELGIAIGDKRYWGKGYGIAAMNEMLSFGFRELNLNKIWLRVEVDNEKAIKFYKRIGYVEEGILRQDRLREGMYVDRLRMSILKSEFLHSAGSK; from the coding sequence ATTATGATACCAACGGTCAACCTACGGGAGCTTCAACTAAAGGATGCCGAGGACCGCTATACGTGGTGCCTAGACAAAGAGGTAACCAAGCATTTAAATATGCCGGAAAAATACCCTCCGTTTACAAAAGAAGAAACGGCTTCATGGATTCAGATGTGTATTGATAAAACAAACGGCTACGAGCAAAAAGCAATCGTCACTGAAGAAGGTGTACATATTGGTTGGGTGGACTTGAAAAATATGGATACCTTAAATCATCATGCTGAATTGGGCATCGCGATTGGGGACAAACGTTACTGGGGAAAGGGGTACGGAATAGCCGCTATGAACGAAATGCTGTCATTTGGATTTCGTGAGCTTAACTTAAATAAAATTTGGCTACGAGTAGAAGTGGACAACGAAAAAGCCATTAAATTTTATAAGCGGATTGGCTATGTTGAAGAAGGAATTTTACGACAAGATCGCCTCCGTGAAGGGATGTACGTTGATCGTCTACGAATGAGCATACTGAAAAGTGAGTTTTTACATAGTGCCGGGTCCAAATAA
- a CDS encoding nucleotidyltransferase domain-containing protein, whose amino-acid sequence MIQRLEPMDAAKQFVMRHFPLCSGAVLAGSVVRGEATETSDLDIVVFDENLPTSYRESVIELGWCIEVFAHNFTSYQAFFEQDCKRARPSLPRMVAEGFVLVDHGKVEDIKREAQRLLDQGPEAWTDETIQLKRYFLTDALDDLIGCTNKAEELFVANTLANLTHEFILRTNRHWVGDSKWIVRELCRYDEEFAERFIDAFHTFYKLGYKERIVQIVDEVLAPFGGRLFEGFSLGKEQGA is encoded by the coding sequence ATGATTCAGCGCTTAGAGCCTATGGATGCAGCAAAACAATTTGTTATGAGACACTTCCCGCTATGTAGCGGAGCCGTTTTGGCAGGAAGTGTCGTTCGGGGAGAGGCAACCGAAACATCGGATTTAGATATCGTCGTCTTCGATGAGAATTTACCGACTTCCTACCGGGAATCGGTCATTGAGCTTGGCTGGTGTATTGAAGTATTTGCGCACAATTTTACTTCCTACCAGGCCTTTTTTGAGCAAGATTGTAAACGAGCGAGGCCCTCATTGCCTCGCATGGTAGCGGAAGGATTTGTCCTCGTGGATCACGGGAAAGTAGAAGACATTAAACGAGAAGCGCAAAGGCTTCTTGATCAAGGTCCTGAGGCATGGACAGACGAGACGATTCAATTAAAGCGATATTTTCTAACCGACGCGCTTGATGATTTAATTGGTTGCACAAATAAAGCAGAAGAGCTATTTGTCGCCAACACGCTCGCAAATCTTACCCACGAATTTATCCTTAGGACGAATCGCCATTGGGTCGGTGACTCGAAGTGGATTGTTCGAGAGCTTTGCCGATACGATGAAGAATTTGCGGAGCGATTTATTGACGCATTTCATACGTTTTATAAGCTTGGTTACAAAGAGCGCATCGTTCAAATAGTGGATGAAGTACTCGCTCCTTTTGGTGGGCGTCTTTTCGAAGGATTCTCGCTAGGAAAAGAACAGGGCGCATAA